CAAAGGCACTACCAATGACACAGTGAGGCAACATAGTTTACAGCTTACTTGCAAAGCTTAGCGTTTCTACTACGACCAGATGCACACATAAGGGCTACTATAAGCGTTAAGAACATACTGAAATATATACCGTATACTTAGTATTTTAAACTTGATTATTTAATAGGTGATATTATGAAACTTGCTAAAACTATCGCAATGACGGCTCTTACTAGCTCTGCTCTTATTATGGGTGGCTGTGCTACTAACGGATACAACAGTGGTTTGAGCAATACTGCAAAAGGCGCCACTGCTGGCGCTGTTGCTGGTGCGCTTATCAAAAGTAAAGGCGACAGCAAAGACATCGCTCGTGGCGCAATCGCTGGTGCTGCTCTTGGCGGCGCTGGTGGTTATATCTATGACCACACTAGATAATAAGTTTTAAGCAGTTATTTTGGCAAATATGTTTTAATTAAAGATATTACCTAGCCAAATAGCTGACAAAAAGCCTGCAATTAAATTGCAGGCTTTTTTGTGTGTAACGATTATTATATTAACTGTTGTTATACCCATCAATATAGCTATAGTTGAAATACTTTAAAGTCGCTACCGTATTGCTGGTGTAAATTTTTTGCAGCCTCTGTCTGCGTAGGCACAGCAAGCAAGAAAAATTTGCACCAGTAGTACGTGTTGTATCGATATTACTTTTCACCGACTATATTTTTATAATAGGCAGTTTTATAAAGCACCGCTAAACGTATCACAAGTTTGCACATTACCACTCTCTAGACCACGCGTAAACCACTCTACACGCTGTTGGCTGGTACCATGAGTAAAGTTATCAGGTACTACTGCCCCGCCGCCTGCACGTGCCAAGCGGTCATCACCAATTTGACCAGCCGCATTGATGGCTTCATCGATATCACCTGCCTCTAAAAACTGTACACGCTCTTGATTGCGCTGCGCCCAAACACCAGCAAAGCAATCGGCTTGTAGCTCTTGCAGTACAGACAATTTATTTGCTTGTGCACGAGTCACTTGACGGCTAGCTTCATTTACTTGCTGAGTAATACCAAGCAGTGTCTGCACATGGTGACCTACTTCATGGGAGATAACATAAGCTTGGGCAAAATCGCCAGCTTTGTTTTGATTTTCACTATCCCCTGAGTTTTGAATATCACCAGAGATACCAAGCTTTTGGCGCATTTCTACAAAAAACGACGTGTCCAAATAGACCGTCTGATCACCTGGGCAATAAAAAGGACCCGTCGCTGAGCTGGCACTACCACAGGCAGAACTGACTTGCCCATTAAATAAAATCAGTGACGGCTCTTTATACGTACTACCGCCCTCATTGAATATCTGATGCCAAACCTCTTCAGTATCCGCTAATACCACTTTGACAAACTGTGTATCGCGATCGTCACTAGTGGCCGGTTCAGTAGACGTGTTACCACCGCCTGCAACCTCTTGACCTGTCTGCAATGCGGTCATGGGATTTACCCCAAATACCAGCCATAAAATACCAGCAATAATGATACCACCGATACCGCCACCCATTATCTTACCGCCACCACTACTGGTGCGCACGTTAGTACTGCCGCGTCTGCCTTGCCATTTCATAATCTTACTCCCAAAAAATATGATATCTTATGCTGCTCATATCGATTATTATTCATGTTATATATTTTTTAGCTCAATCCTTTGATTTCATATCTTGATAGGCTTTGCTAATTTTATCTGCCACAGACTACAAACTGCTTTAAAACACTTAGCGCTTTTTTGTCTTTACAGACTGCTATCATGACTATTATTTGGCATCACTTATTAATCCGCTATTTTCTTTATTATTATGCTGTCATAAATAGTGCAAACAGATACAAAGTACCAGACATAAGAAATTTATCTGCAATAAGCAGATGTCGTTGATTATACGTCGATTAATTTAACTTTTTGTATGGATAATTATGTTAGATAAGTAAAATAAAACCCTGTTTACAATTTTATTGTAACTTAATTGTACAACCTCTTTCTATGCAGAAAGAAATCATATAGAATGCTTGCAAGCTGAGTAGCTGCGACTAAGACCAGTTGAATATCTGAGAAATCTTGGATGTTCAACCTTTTTTGCTGCTACTGCTCATTTAATTATCCCGGAGAAAACCTTATGAACTTAAAATTACTTGCTCTAGCTGGTATCATGACTGCAACTATGGGCTTAACTGCCTGTGATAGCAACAAAGAAAACGCTGCTGAAGATTTATCTGACGCGAAAGAAGAAGTAACTGACGCTTCTGAGCAATTAGACGAAGCTGTTCCTGCTGAAGCAGAAGCTGCTGTTGCCGGTGCTGAAGCTGATATCGCTGATGCACAACTTGCTACTGCTACTAACGAAATCGATGCTGAAGTACCTGTAGATGGTACTACTACTAGCGTTGACGTAGCTAGCGAAACTCCAGCTGTAGACGCAGCTGATGCAGTTGTAGTTGAAGAAGCAGCTAAGTAATTTTTATTTTTATAAATAAAAATACTGTACTGAAAAAAAGAGAGCCTATGCTCTCTTTTTTTATGCCTGTAATTTATGTTTTGTATATAGTTGAAATACTTTAAAGTCGCTACAGTATTGCTGGTGTAAATTTTTTGCAGCCTCTGTCTGCGTAGGCACAGCAAGCAAGAAAAATTTGCACCAGTAGTACCTGTTGTATCGATATTACTTTTCACCGACTATAACTAAAACAATGTCGCATAAAAAAGTGATGGCTATGACAGTCGATTTAACAGACAACTGCGAACCATCACTTTTCAATCCTACTCACTACTATTATTGATCAAATAGGCGCTCATCGACCTGTTGACGGAATTTCTGTCCTGTTTTAAAGGTCACAACGCGGCGTGCTGATACCGCAACGGGCTCCCCTGTCTTAGGATTACGACCTGGGCGGCTATTTTTGTCTTTTAGCTCAAAGTTGCCAAAGCCTGAAAGCTTGACCTCTTTGCCATCAATCAAACTCTCTGACAATTCGTCAAAAAAATTCTCCACCAAACAGCGACCCTCTTGGCGTGTTAGGTTTAGGTGACTCATC
This window of the Psychrobacter arcticus 273-4 genome carries:
- a CDS encoding glycine zipper 2TM domain-containing protein; amino-acid sequence: MKLAKTIAMTALTSSALIMGGCATNGYNSGLSNTAKGATAGAVAGALIKSKGDSKDIARGAIAGAALGGAGGYIYDHTR
- a CDS encoding KPN_02809 family neutral zinc metallopeptidase → MKWQGRRGSTNVRTSSGGGKIMGGGIGGIIIAGILWLVFGVNPMTALQTGQEVAGGGNTSTEPATSDDRDTQFVKVVLADTEEVWHQIFNEGGSTYKEPSLILFNGQVSSACGSASSATGPFYCPGDQTVYLDTSFFVEMRQKLGISGDIQNSGDSENQNKAGDFAQAYVISHEVGHHVQTLLGITQQVNEASRQVTRAQANKLSVLQELQADCFAGVWAQRNQERVQFLEAGDIDEAINAAGQIGDDRLARAGGGAVVPDNFTHGTSQQRVEWFTRGLESGNVQTCDTFSGAL
- a CDS encoding integration host factor subunit alpha yields the protein MSTLTKSDMIEHLMSHLNLTRQEGRCLVENFFDELSESLIDGKEVKLSGFGNFELKDKNSRPGRNPKTGEPVAVSARRVVTFKTGQKFRQQVDERLFDQ